TGAAACACCTCTTAATGCTGAACAAAAAAATTATGCTGAAACCATTAATAAATCTTCTGATCAGCTTTTAAGTGTGATCAATGATATTCTGGATTATATTAAAATAGATACAAAACAATTAAGCTTGCAAAGTATAAGATTTAACCTGCGTTTATTTTTGGAAGAGTTGACAACTTCCCAAGCAAATCGCGCGAGCCGTAAACGACTTAGCTTGGCTTGCATTGTAAATCATAAAGTCCCAATTTTTGTTCAAGGAGACCCTGGTAGGTTAAAACAAATTCTGATGCATCTTACAAGTAATGCCATCAAATTTACAGAACAAGGAGAAATATTAATTCACATCAACAAAGAAGATGAGACTGACAAACATGTTATTTTACGAATTACAGTTAAAGATACAGGTATCGGTATCCCAGAAACGAAATTAAAAACAATTTTTAATCTTTTTTCTCAAGCGGATGCAACATCGACTCGTAAATATGAAGGATTAGGATTAGGATTGACTCTATCAAAGCAAATCATAGAATTAATGGGAGGTGAAATCGGAATAGAAAGCCATGAAGGGAAAGGATCAACCTTTTGGTTTACTTTACCATTAGAAAAATTTGAGGATATATTACCACAGCGAGAATATTATCCGGAAAATTTACATGGAATGAAAGTTTTGATCGTTGATGATAACGAGATCAACCGGTGCGTCTTGGAAGAGCAGTTGCGGTCATGTAATTGCAGATTTGATGCGGCTGAAAACGGTGAAATAGCAATTCAAAAGCTCAAAGAAGCAGTATGTCAAAACGATCCTTTCAAAGTTGCCATTATAGATATGCAGATGCCAGATATAAGCGGAGAAATGTTAGGCCAAGAGATAAAAGCAGATCAAGATTTGAATGATACAGCCATCGTGATGCTGGCATCAGTAGGAAATAGAGGAGATGCTGCACGGATGGAACAAATTGGATTTATGGCTTATCTAACGAAACCTTTAAAACATTCCTTACTCCATGAATGTTTAAAAAACGTGGTAGCAATCATGGCGCAAAAAGAATCCCCTATAAAACAACAAATTATGACTCGTTACAGCTTAGTTGAGGATTTATTAACTTTGGAACAAACAAACTCCAACAAAAAAGATAAATCACTTGATAGTCATGAAATTAAAGAAACATTAATTAAAATGCTTAAGCCGCTGGTTGAAGCACTCGAATTATCTGAGCCTCTGACAATAAAAAAATATATGGATACGCTTAAACCTTACTTAGATGAAAGATCTTATAATGCGATTGATGCACAAATACAAGAATATGAATATACCGAAGCTGTCTCAATTATTGAAGAACTTATACGCAGCATGCTATAGGTCTATTTGTGACGATTTAATATTCCAGACAAAAAATTTTATAAATTCAAATCCAAAATTCATAAGCTCAATATCATTCTTTTTTATAATTTTTAATGTAGAAGGCTTTACTTTATACCTTTGCGTAAAACTGCTTTTAAAAATAAAATTTTTAAACTTATCAACATTATAAGCAGCCATAAAAGCCATTTTTCCTTTAGCTCCATAAGGTCCTTCAATTCCCCATGGATCACTATGAAACAAAGCCTTTATCTTTGCCCATTTTGCAGTCATTTCAGAATAAAGCATAGCTTTTTGGTCAGATTTCCAGGAACAAGGCGTCCATTGCTGCTGCTCATGCTGACCAAGACAAAAATCAGGCGGGCGATAAAGATATACCATTTTTTCATTTTTAATATTTTCATCCATTAAAAGCCCCTCTTCCATAGGAAAAGTTCGGCAAGTATATGGTCGATCTTCGTAAACCTTACACCCAGACTCTGTAAGAAAAGGACACGTATGCTCTTCGTCTTTATTAAGTGACAAAAGCACATCAGGAAAAAAATTTAAAGGCCGCAAAACTATATCAACATGCTTTTCTATAAATTCATCGGATGAGATTTTAAGGGCATTTTTAAGACGGATAATATCAAAAGGATATAAAAACAAATTAATATTTCTACAGCATTTATTGAAGCACGCCAAACCTTTGTGGCATTTAAAAGAAAATTTTTTATTTTCTTCAAGCTTTCTTCCTTTTAATTTTTCAATACTGTCAACTTCTATAGATTTCATTATTTTATTTTTCCGTCATAATAATTTGTAAATAAAAAACATCTTAGTTAGCTATTGACAGTATTATCAATAACAAAGATACTTTCCTTCTATACTTAGTACTTTTAGCCTTATATACGAATAATTATTATTGATAAATATATCAATAATTAACAAGAATAAACACGAGGGACTTTGGTTGCAATAATAGAAACAATCTCATAATTAATTGTATGAAGATTTTCCGCAACCTCATCAACGGAAATACATTCATTACATTGTTCACCATATATTACAACTTCATCTCCTATTTCTATATCAGGAATATGGCTAACATCAAGCATTGTAATATCCATACATACGCGACCAGCAATATTTGCCCTTTTGCCTTTGACAAGCATATAACCCTTTGATGACAAATTACGATTATATCCATCAGCATATCCTACAGGAACAGTTGCAATAATAGACGGTTTAGAGGTTTTATAGGTGCATCCGTAGCTAACTGTAAAATCTTTAGGAACGTGCTTTAATTGAATAATTTTAGACTTTAATGATAATGCTGGTTTTAAATCTATATTTTTTTTATTTATTTCGTTTGAAGGATACAACCCATAAAGCGAAATGCCTAATCTAACCATGTCAAAATGAGCTTCTGGCAATTCAATAGTTGCGGCACTATTCGCAGCATGTTTAATTGGAATATCAATGCCAGCATACTTAAGCTTTTCAAGACAGTCAAAAAATAAATCAAGCTGCATTTTAGCAAAAGATTTATCCTGTGAATCGGCTGTTGCAAAATGAGTATATATGCCTTCAACAAAAAGGTTTTTATTTTTTAATATTAAAGCAATATCCTTTATTAAGGAGCTCTGGGAATTAGGATAATTAAGCCTTAGACTATCATGAACAAGGCCTAATCTTCCCATTCCAGTATCAATTTTAATATGAGTTTTAATTTTTTTATTAAAACATGCCGCTGCATTAGATAGCTCTTTAGCCATCTGGATAGAAAAAATAGTAGGAGTTAAATTAAATTCTATTATATCTTTTACATCATCTTTGCCGCAAAATCCAAAAATCAATATATTGGATTCTATTCCCCATTTTCTGAGCTGAATGCCTTCATTAATACGAGCAACTCCTAAAGTTTCAGCTCCATGTTTTAAAGCTGTAAATGCTATTTCTTTCATACCATGTCCATAAGCATTAGCCTTTACAACAGCCATTAATTTTGCATTAGGATTAGTTATATTTCTTAAGGCGGAAATATTATGGGCAATTGCTTTTAAATCAATTTCAGCCCAAATTAGAGGGGAATTCAAAAGATGTATCCTTTTTTAACTTAGTGAATAATTAATAATATTGAATAATTTAAATTTTTTATAAGCTAAATACATAAGAAAATATAATGTAGAGGCGATTGATTATTAATCGCCCCCAAAATTTAAATCAGAATTACATTAATTCAATAGCACAAGCCATGGAAACACCGCCTCCTCCGCAAAGGGTGGCTAATCCAAGATTTTTTCCTCTTTTCTGCATGGCATACATCAAAGTAATAATTATCCTTGCGCCTGTAGATCCAACAGGATGTCCAAGCCCTATTCCTGAACCATTAACATTTGTAATTTCTCTTTTCAAACCAAGTTCTCTTTCGCATCCAATATATTGAGAAGCAAAAGCTTCATTAACTTCAATGAGTTCGAAATCGTCTATCTTAAAATTACTATTTTTAATAAGATTTTGAACGGCAGGCACTGGAGATAGACCCATTATTGCAGGATGACACGCACCTTTTCCGACGGCTTTAATTTTTGCTAAAGGCTTAAGATTAAGCTCTTTTGCTTTTTCAGCGGACATTATTACCATTGCTGAAGAACCATCATTAATTCCGCTTGAATTACCAGCTGTTACTTTACCAATTTCAGGAATAAAACCTGGAGCAAGCTTTCTCAAATCCTCAATCGTTAATCCGGGTCTAAAATGTTCATCTTTATCAAAAATTATTGCTGGTTTTTTTCTTTGGGGTATTTCAATTGGAACAATTTCATCTTTAAAATATCCTTCTTTTGTTGCATTTTCAGCTAAGTTATGGCTTCTTAATGCAACTTCATCCATTTCTTCTCTGGAAATATTTAAATGTTGAGCTACAAATTCAGCAGTATGTCCCATTATATAAGGTTTCCCTACAAATAAACTCATAGGAGCTTCCTTTGCATTTACAGGGCTTGTTTCAGGGTGAGGAATAATATGAGATCCACAATGGAGCGCTCGTATCATTGAATCAACAAATACTTGATCCTGCAACCTACAACCCCATCTTGCCGCTGGAACAGTGTAAGGAGTTCCGGACATATGTTCAACTCCTCCAGCAAGAATTACATCTGCCATACCTGCTTGAATCATAGCCATACCAGAAAGAACAGCTTCCATTCCAGATATACAAACTCTGTTTACAGTAACCGCTGGCACATGATCGGGAATTCCAGCAAGAAGTGCTGCTGTTCGTGTAACATTTAAGCTATCAAAAGGTTCAAGGCAACATCCGTAACGAATATCATCTATTATTCCAGCATCTATTCCAGCTCTTTTAACCGCTTCTTTCATTGTTACACTCGCAATTTTGGACGCATGGCTGTCTTTTAATGTTCCTCCAAAACCGCCTATTGCTGTTCGGCACGCTGATACAATAACAACTTCTTTCATTTTTAAATCTCCTTAAAATTATATTTTTATCAACAAAATAGGAAACCTATCATTAGGTTCCTTTTAAAATCAATTATATTATATGTTATACGGACTAAGCCAATAAAACAGGGATAAATCCGCATTGTTTCTATAAGGACATAGTTTTTTGTCCGTATCATAATTACAAAATTATAAGCAAGAATTATTTTAGATAGAGGACGAACAAAATAAAAGGGAGACTTATATAAGCCTCCCTTATTATTTTATAGAAAAAAGAATATTATATTAATGACTTATATTTATCGTTTTGAATATTCAGCATAAGTCATAGCAACAGTTCTATATACTAAATGAGCTAACTTGCTAAAAGGTAAAAACGCCATCAAGTTAAAAACAAATACTAAATGAACAAAATAAAGGAAATAAGAAATTCCAGCTAAACCTCCAAGTCTTGTCATTTCAGTCAATAAACCTGTAAAACCTAATCCGAAAACAAGGCCAAGCAAATACCAATCTTTATATGTGCTTACCTGTTCTTGATTATTTAAACGATTTATTATCATCATGGAACTTCCTATAACAAGCATTAAACCGCTTAAGTTTGCAATCCATTTAACTGGGTTTAACTGTCTGTATGGACCTTCAATATGAAATACATAAAGAACAACAAAGAAAATACCCGTAACTACTGCCAAACCGATAAATCCAAATAAAACCATCGTATGTGGAGTCGATCTTTCTTTGTTCTCACCGCACTCGTTAAATTTGTCATGCCTTAAAATAACAGGAATAACATTTATTAATGCTTGAATAAAGCCTTTTATATCGATGCTGGTAATTTTAGTCTTTTTTTCCATTACAGCATTTTCATGGATATCATCGAGAAATCGCTTTAATCCCAATCCAAAAACAGCTACAGCCCATATTGAGAGAGGAACGAAAATAAGATCAACGAGAAGCGTAGAAAAGAAATGTGCGTGAACAACTTCGCTTCCTTCTGGAGAAAAATGCAACTGTCCAGTAATCATTCCCAATGCAATCATAATTAAAGCAGGAATGAAGAAAAGCAATGGCAGTTGTTTAGGATCATTAACAGCTTTTGCAATAATTTTTGGAGTAGCATATTCGGAAATAGCCAATGAACGAATTGCTCCAAGCACATCTCCAGGATTTGCTCCCCTTGGACACTGAGCTGTACAGTCTCCACACTGATGACATAACCAAATATCCATATTTTTTACAACTTTGTCCTTTAATCCCCAAGATGCTGCTATCATTTCCTTTCTTGGAAAAGGCTTATTATCTGGAGATATAGGACATACAACAGAACAAGTAGCGCATTGAAAACACTTTTTTACAGTATCTCCGCCTACTTCCATAATTTCTTTTACAAAATTGACATCAGGCTCAACTATATTGTAACCTTCCGACATATTGATACCTCCTCTTTATAGCAAAATTTAATTTGCCCTTATAAATCAAAGAATTAGAATCCTTTAAATGGATTTGGTCCTAATTCTACAATTTTATCAACAAACGAATTTATCATTTCTGGGACTTTATCATATTCGTCAATAGCAACCTGGAACATTGCGACACGTTCTTCTTCTAACTGAAGACTTTTTAAAGTATCACCCATTTTTACTGCTCGCGTATTTGCAAGTTCACTACCTTTAATAAAGTGACATTGGTAATCGTCCCCATGCTTGCATCCAAGTAAAAATGCACCATCCATACCTTTTGATAAAGCTTCTTTAATCCAAATAACATTAACTGAGCCTAAACATCTTACAGGTATAAATCTTACTTCTGCCGAATAATCAAGGCGATTAAGACCGACCATGTCAAGTGCAGGATAAGCATCATTTTCACATATAAGAGCAAGAATTCTTACAGGTGGTTCTGAATAATCGTCTTCTGTAGGAACTCCAATTGCTTTAACCATAGAACCAATGCTATCAATATTATAATCGGCAAAGCCGATAATACGTTCAGGACAAGCCCCCATACAAGTTCCACAGCGTCTGCACCTTGTTGGATTTGGTTTTGGAGTGCCTTTTTCGTCATCATCAAGAGCTCCAAAAGGACATTCTTCTGTACATCGTTTGCACTGAGTACATCTTTGGAAGAAGAAATCAGGGAAGGTCATATCACCTGATCGTGGATGAACAGCAACCCCTCTGTATACGGATTCAATACACTGAATTGCTTTTAAAGCGGCTCCACAAGCATCTTCGATTGATTCTTCCATAGTCATTCCGCGTTTTATAGCACCAGCAGCATAAATTCCAGTTCTTTGAGTTTCGTAAGGAAAACAAATAAAGTTTGAATCTACATATCCATCAAAAAGTTTAATATCTCTAAAAGCCGGACCTTGTCGGTAAGCAAGATTAACTACGGGATCGTCAATAGTAACAGGAACCATACCTGAAGCAATAACTACCATATCTGCTTTTACAGCTATTTTGTCGCCCAACAAAGTTTTTTTTGCTTCAACAAGTAAACCATCTCCTTTTTTTGCGACGGAGACTACTTGCCCTTTTGTAAGGAATATGCCAGGATCCTGTTGCATGCTTTTATAAAAATTTTCCTGCAAACCAGGGGTTCTCATATGTTGATAAAATACATAAGCTTTTCCATCAGAAAAATCTTGTCTAACATATTTTGCCTGTTTTAAAGCTACAAGGCTTGTAACAGAGCTAGCATAAGGGAAATCACTATCATCATCATCTTTGCCTGCATTTTGGATAAAAACTACAGACTTTGCTTCTTTTCCATCTGAAGGTCTTTTGATAATTCCTTTTTTTGCAATTTCTTCAAACTGAACATTAGTAACAACGTCAGGAATTTCTCCTAATCCTAAATGAGATAATTCGCCTTTTTCAAATTCATAGGGTTTCCATCCAGCAGCAAGAACAACCGCTCCATATTTTTCACCTTTTGGATCTAAAGTCAAAATATCCAATCTTCCCTTATTAATTTCTTTATAAACTTCATTTAATTCGTCTTTTTCAAGGGCTCTTCCTTTAGCGTCAACTTTTCTATCTTCTGGAACAGGAAATGGAACGTCAAATTCCATCACTTCGCCTGGTTTTTTAAATGTTACAGTAAAATCTCCGGGCTGGCCTGCTATTCTTGCGACAATTGTATTAGTTTTTACAGTGATCTTAGAATCGCTTTGAACTTCTTTAATTTTTGAATTTATTACAGGAGGAATTAAGCTTTGAAAGGGATACTCCAGTGGCAGTTGACTTCTAACTTTAGAAGCGTAACCACCTAATTCTTGTTCTTTTTCAACTATGGTAACCTCATAGCCAGCTTTTGATAATTCAAGAGCTGCACTAATTCCGGTGACGCCACCGCCTATTACAAGAATCTTTTTTGAAAAATTTTCAATTTTATATGGAACTGGAACAGATATCTTTTCAATTTTCGCTAAACCCATTCTTAAATAATCTTCAGCTAACATTTGAACACTGTCAAAATGTTCTCCGTCATCTTTCTGATCTTCTGTTAAAGCTGGGAATTTAGATCGTGGATGGGACCATACAACCTGCTCCCTTAAATTTACTCTATCAACTACACAGCCTTCAAATTTAAAAATATCGAAATTTACTCGTCTTGAACATGCAGCAATAACAATAGAGTTCGTTCCTTTTTCAGCTACATCACTTTTTACTATGTTAACGCCTTCTTTGCTGCAAAGAAAATGATGAGTTTTAACAGGAATGCCTTCTTCATCTGGTATATTTTTCAAGGCTTCTATATCAAGAGTGTCGCCAATTCCACAGCCTGTGCATATATAAACGCCATATTTTTTATTCATAGATAACCTCCTCTACATCCTCTTCAAAGTTTGAATTGCCTTAAGAGCCATACCAGTTGCGTTCTGGTTTGATGTTACAACATCTGCGGGTTTATTGGCACAGCCAACCGCAAACATTCCACCCTTTTCAAAGTCATTAATTATAAAACCATCTTCTGTATATTTCAGATCCGCTGGCAGTTTTTCTAATGCAGTTACTGGCTGCATACCAGTAGCAAGAACAACCATATCAACTGTTTGTTTAATTTTCTCGCCTGTCAAGGTATCTTCAGCGGTAACTGTAATATTTCCTGTTTCAACATCTTCTTCTACGTTAGCTACTTTCCCTTTTATAAAAACAACATTCTTATCTTCTTTAATTTTTTTATAAAATTTTTCATACCTCTGGCCTGGACTTCTAATGTCAATATAGAAAACATAAATTTTTGCGTCAGGATGCTGTTCTCTTATGTAAGTTGTTTGTTTTAATGACGCCATGCAACATATATAGGAACAATAAGGAAGATGATTTTCATCTCTTGAGCCAGCGCACTGGACAAAAGCAATGCTTGATGGAGCTTTATCATCAGATGGTTTAAGTATTTTTCCTTTTGTTGGGCCGCTTGGAGAAGCGAGTCTTTCCATCATCATGTTTGTTATAATATTTTTATACCGTCCAAAGCCTAAGTTATCTATTTTTGTTGCATCATAAGGTTCCCACCCTGTTGCCCAAATAATAGAGCCAACTTTTAGGCTAACTAATTTAGGCTGCATATCAAGGTCAACTGCATTATACTTACATACTTCTTTACATTTTTTTGCGTCTTCAGTTCCAAGTATTTGAGGAGAAATAACAAATCTTGAAGGAAAAGACATTGGGTGAGGGATATACGCTCCTTTACTTCTGTCCATTCCAAAATTAAAATCATTTAAAACTTCTGTTTTGCAAACATTAGAGCATTCTCCACAGCCGGTACAATTTTCGTTAACATATCTTGGGGAAATTTCTATTACAACATCATAATTACCGGGAGTACCTTCAACGCTTTTTATCTCAGAAAGTGTAAGGATTTTTATTAAGGGATTATCTTTTATCCTTTTAAAATTTATTTCCAAACCGCAGGTTGGAGGACATAGCTTAGGAAAATATTGATTCAACTGCGCTACTCTTCCTCCGAGGTAAGGATTTTTTTCAATAAGAAAAACTTCATAGCCCACTTCTGCAGCTTCGAGGGCTGAGGTTAATCCACTTATCCCTCCGCCCACTACCATTATGCTATTAGTTTCTGGGCCCGATTTATCTACTGTCATGCCATCCCTCCGTGCTTCTTATAAGTTATTTTATCTCGCGGATGATTTAAATTATTTCGATATTTATTTTGGTTTTATATCTAATGATCATAAATTTTTTATAGAATATTAATTTAGACAGGACTAACATAATTTGATGGGGCAATAGTTTTTTTAACCCTAACTTTTAGTCAAAAAAATTTAT
This window of the Desulfobacterales bacterium genome carries:
- the qmoC gene encoding quinone-interacting membrane-bound oxidoreductase complex subunit QmoC; this translates as MSEGYNIVEPDVNFVKEIMEVGGDTVKKCFQCATCSVVCPISPDNKPFPRKEMIAASWGLKDKVVKNMDIWLCHQCGDCTAQCPRGANPGDVLGAIRSLAISEYATPKIIAKAVNDPKQLPLLFFIPALIMIALGMITGQLHFSPEGSEVVHAHFFSTLLVDLIFVPLSIWAVAVFGLGLKRFLDDIHENAVMEKKTKITSIDIKGFIQALINVIPVILRHDKFNECGENKERSTPHTMVLFGFIGLAVVTGIFFVVLYVFHIEGPYRQLNPVKWIANLSGLMLVIGSSMMIINRLNNQEQVSTYKDWYLLGLVFGLGFTGLLTEMTRLGGLAGISYFLYFVHLVFVFNLMAFLPFSKLAHLVYRTVAMTYAEYSKR
- a CDS encoding FAD-dependent oxidoreductase, which translates into the protein MNKKYGVYICTGCGIGDTLDIEALKNIPDEEGIPVKTHHFLCSKEGVNIVKSDVAEKGTNSIVIAACSRRVNFDIFKFEGCVVDRVNLREQVVWSHPRSKFPALTEDQKDDGEHFDSVQMLAEDYLRMGLAKIEKISVPVPYKIENFSKKILVIGGGVTGISAALELSKAGYEVTIVEKEQELGGYASKVRSQLPLEYPFQSLIPPVINSKIKEVQSDSKITVKTNTIVARIAGQPGDFTVTFKKPGEVMEFDVPFPVPEDRKVDAKGRALEKDELNEVYKEINKGRLDILTLDPKGEKYGAVVLAAGWKPYEFEKGELSHLGLGEIPDVVTNVQFEEIAKKGIIKRPSDGKEAKSVVFIQNAGKDDDDSDFPYASSVTSLVALKQAKYVRQDFSDGKAYVFYQHMRTPGLQENFYKSMQQDPGIFLTKGQVVSVAKKGDGLLVEAKKTLLGDKIAVKADMVVIASGMVPVTIDDPVVNLAYRQGPAFRDIKLFDGYVDSNFICFPYETQRTGIYAAGAIKRGMTMEESIEDACGAALKAIQCIESVYRGVAVHPRSGDMTFPDFFFQRCTQCKRCTEECPFGALDDDEKGTPKPNPTRCRRCGTCMGACPERIIGFADYNIDSIGSMVKAIGVPTEDDYSEPPVRILALICENDAYPALDMVGLNRLDYSAEVRFIPVRCLGSVNVIWIKEALSKGMDGAFLLGCKHGDDYQCHFIKGSELANTRAVKMGDTLKSLQLEEERVAMFQVAIDEYDKVPEMINSFVDKIVELGPNPFKGF
- a CDS encoding thiolase family protein, encoding MKEVVIVSACRTAIGGFGGTLKDSHASKIASVTMKEAVKRAGIDAGIIDDIRYGCCLEPFDSLNVTRTAALLAGIPDHVPAVTVNRVCISGMEAVLSGMAMIQAGMADVILAGGVEHMSGTPYTVPAARWGCRLQDQVFVDSMIRALHCGSHIIPHPETSPVNAKEAPMSLFVGKPYIMGHTAEFVAQHLNISREEMDEVALRSHNLAENATKEGYFKDEIVPIEIPQRKKPAIIFDKDEHFRPGLTIEDLRKLAPGFIPEIGKVTAGNSSGINDGSSAMVIMSAEKAKELNLKPLAKIKAVGKGACHPAIMGLSPVPAVQNLIKNSNFKIDDFELIEVNEAFASQYIGCERELGLKREITNVNGSGIGLGHPVGSTGARIIITLMYAMQKRGKNLGLATLCGGGGVSMACAIELM
- the alr gene encoding alanine racemase, giving the protein MNSPLIWAEIDLKAIAHNISALRNITNPNAKLMAVVKANAYGHGMKEIAFTALKHGAETLGVARINEGIQLRKWGIESNILIFGFCGKDDVKDIIEFNLTPTIFSIQMAKELSNAAACFNKKIKTHIKIDTGMGRLGLVHDSLRLNYPNSQSSLIKDIALILKNKNLFVEGIYTHFATADSQDKSFAKMQLDLFFDCLEKLKYAGIDIPIKHAANSAATIELPEAHFDMVRLGISLYGLYPSNEINKKNIDLKPALSLKSKIIQLKHVPKDFTVSYGCTYKTSKPSIIATVPVGYADGYNRNLSSKGYMLVKGKRANIAGRVCMDITMLDVSHIPDIEIGDEVVIYGEQCNECISVDEVAENLHTINYEIVSIIATKVPRVYSC
- a CDS encoding YkgJ family cysteine cluster protein, whose translation is MKSIEVDSIEKLKGRKLEENKKFSFKCHKGLACFNKCCRNINLFLYPFDIIRLKNALKISSDEFIEKHVDIVLRPLNFFPDVLLSLNKDEEHTCPFLTESGCKVYEDRPYTCRTFPMEEGLLMDENIKNEKMVYLYRPPDFCLGQHEQQQWTPCSWKSDQKAMLYSEMTAKWAKIKALFHSDPWGIEGPYGAKGKMAFMAAYNVDKFKNFIFKSSFTQRYKVKPSTLKIIKKNDIELMNFGFEFIKFFVWNIKSSQIDL
- a CDS encoding CoB--CoM heterodisulfide reductase iron-sulfur subunit A family protein, whose product is MTVDKSGPETNSIMVVGGGISGLTSALEAAEVGYEVFLIEKNPYLGGRVAQLNQYFPKLCPPTCGLEINFKRIKDNPLIKILTLSEIKSVEGTPGNYDVVIEISPRYVNENCTGCGECSNVCKTEVLNDFNFGMDRSKGAYIPHPMSFPSRFVISPQILGTEDAKKCKEVCKYNAVDLDMQPKLVSLKVGSIIWATGWEPYDATKIDNLGFGRYKNIITNMMMERLASPSGPTKGKILKPSDDKAPSSIAFVQCAGSRDENHLPYCSYICCMASLKQTTYIREQHPDAKIYVFYIDIRSPGQRYEKFYKKIKEDKNVVFIKGKVANVEEDVETGNITVTAEDTLTGEKIKQTVDMVVLATGMQPVTALEKLPADLKYTEDGFIINDFEKGGMFAVGCANKPADVVTSNQNATGMALKAIQTLKRM